AAGGGTTTGAAAGAAACTAAAGTCAAATTAATTTGAACCAACCATTCACTGcaaaatgatatatttttagGTGTATTCACAATAAAAAGTACTATAATGACTGGTATATGTGGTTTatattttctataatttttcTTATAGTCTATTGTGCCTTGATCTAATTACTTTCTTGAATTCAATATGTTTTTGTAGAAACTTGGTTCTAAGGCAAGTTGGAAATGCACAAAAGTTTGATTGCATCCTATAGAATTACCAGAGGTGGTCATCTCCATTTCATGCAACATCAGACTTCTTTTTACACACAAAAACAGTAGATAAACACGCATTACCCTTATTTTgttcatgatataattctacTGCCTataaatttatttcaatttttttttcctcaccAGAGATACTTCCTTAATGACCAACATAGCAGAGAAAATGCCCCGCAATTGGTCTTCAACGTTCTTTTTTTCACAGTAAAATGGCGGTTTTGTCCTCCTGGCCCACGCGTCTCTCATCCGTGTGCCATTAGGTTCGATCTTCTTTTACTGTTCCTCGCTTGGCACGCGTCCATCGTCACTGCCGTTTCTGTTTCAGttctttgctttttctttctttgctttccatttctcttctctctctcgccCTCCTCTCAAGTGTTTTGCAAGCATTTCTCCCTTTCTCTTTGTCGCCACGGTCTCCATCACTCTTAAACCTTCGTTTCTTCTATCCCTGTCAAATCTTGGCTTGCTAGAAAAGTCTGAAGCAGTATAAGCTTCTTCAGCTTTTTGATTTGGATTGAAGATGATTTTAAGCCAACAAGGTTAACGTTTTCTGGTAAGTTGTTTGAATCCTACATCTcggagtttttatttttattttttcaaatctatgggttttgttttcttcaatttaaaaatattaaaaattgaatcTTGTTTTTTTGGGTAATATTTTTCAATTAGATTATGGTATGGGTTCTGATGAGGCATGGAATTGGGTTTGAGAGTTTTGATTTAATGAGAGAGATAAGGGTGAGGGAAAAACAGGAGAGAAGGTATGTGTGCGCTCGTATATTCCTATTTCCTTGTTTCCTTGTATATTCCTATTTCCTTATTTCCTTATTTCCTTATTTCCTTTAGGAAATAGGAACAAGTAATTGAGGATACGGTACACCTATAAATAAAgggtttagcctattttctaaAGCACATCTATTCAACCTTCAATTGGTCTTCTGATAAAGCATCAATCTTCTCTATCTCGAGTCTCAACCCAGAAAACAGAAAACATCAATCTTTTCAAATCTTCTGTAAAAAAATAcacctcttctattttttcatCATGCAATCAGGTATATGCTTTTTTATGttgttcttatgtttttttACCGAAATTATCGAATTGTGCACTGGTTATATACACAAAGGCTAAAAAGCTTAATCTTTTCCTAGTTTCTTGTTATACCATTCCACAAAAACTATAACTTTTATTATCATCGGCAACTGATCTctgatgtttttttcttttttgcttgtCAGATTGGGCGAACTTGCCAACAGATGTTTTGTCTTCGATTTACGACAGGTTGCCTGTTGCATCAGATTGCGTACAATTCATGGCCGTTTGCAGGTCATGGCGGTGTATGAAAAAGGACAGAAAATATAAACGTGCTAGGTTGACAACTCCAATGGTCTTTGTTTCTGAGAGGAAAGAAAATACATGGAATGCATATGATTTTGTGAACAATCAAgtctttggttttcaattaaAATTACCAAAGGCGCGATTTTGTGGGTCTTCCAACGGATGGATAATAACAGTGGAGAATTTTGTTGTAACCCTAAGGAATCCACAATATGATGTTAAAGGGAGGACAGAGAGGCCTTCAATCATTCGTCTTCCTCCACTAAAACCtcaaattaattacaaaataaGAGGTTATGCTAAAGCTCATGCAGACTATTTTGTCATCAAGGCTACGATGTCGGCAGACCCGATCTCAAACTCCAAAGATTGCATTGTTATGGTTCTGTATGAGCCTCTTAGTCAATTGGCTTTTATTAGGCTTGGTAGAGACACAAGGTGGACTTATATTGATAAGCATGGTGATGAAATCTATTCGTGGATTAAAGATGTTGTTCTAATTGAAGATAAGATTTACGTCGTCGATAGTCAGAGCAGACTTTGGGCTTTTGAATCTACATACAAATCCACCGTAGATGTACAATTGGTTGCTACTGGAATAGCAGATCGACCTCAGAAAATGTATCTTGTCGGTTCAAAGAAGAAAGGACTATTGATGATTTACAGATTTAGTGAGTATCGACGGTTTACCCGCGAGTCGAGGAAGTTTAGAATTTATGAATTGAGTTCTAATGACGAGTGGATTGAGAAAAACGACTTAGGTGATATTGCTTTGTTTGTGGGAGATAACGATTCAGTATCTGTAGTGGCTTCAATGCATTCAAGATGTCAGTCAAACTGCATATACTTCCTTAATGACAACGATGGTATACATTGTCAGCATACATTTGACGACTTCGGGGTGTATAATGTCAAAAGTCAAAGCGTTACAAAACCTGCACGTTTGAGGAACCCAGTGAAAAGGACGAGGTACCCTCCATTTATGTTTCAACCAACTGTTTACATGTAACAGTTTATTATGTCCCTTAGAATAttattttaaagttaatttactTGGAACTCAGGAATAAGGGGTATGTTGTTCTTCTCTCTGAATTTACGCCCTTTGTCTTATCAGATTGGGCGACTTTGCAATGGAacttttgtatatatttttgaTGTATAGTAGACGATTCATGGCCATTTGCATGTCATGGCGTTGTCAgataaagaacaaaaatttgtaaacgTGATAATTTGACGACTCTGTCGCTCTTGGtttcagaaaataaaaaggataCATGGAATAAAGTCCATGCAATTAAGACTTTTAAAAAAAGTGATTTTGTGGATCTTGAAAAAGATGGTTAATAACAATAGATGAAAATTCTGTAGTAACTctaataaatttattaatttgggTTCAATGTGGAAGAGAGGCCCCTTCACCGAAGCCTAAAACTGGTTGTTGGGCTTAAACATCATGATCATTTTGTCTTCAACGCTAGGATATCAGCAGACCCGATCTTAAACTCCAAAGATTTGAATTGTTATGGTTATGTACGTGCGTGATAGTGAATTGCTCTATTTCTTGGTGACGACGATTCAATACGTGTCGTGGCGTCAATGCATTTCATATATGGGTCGAAAAAATGACAACGATCCGATTGGTGCTTGGTATTCATTTTAAGAATTTCGGGATGTATAATGTTAAAGTAAAAAAGTTACAATGACTTGTTAAAACCTTGTCAGTTGTTTACATGTAACCTGCAAAAAGAACTTTTTTGGCCGGAACCTTGTCAGTTGACTCACCCATGGCTTTATTTGTTTGCAATGTCACTTACTGCCCTTAACGGAACCTAATTCATCTATTATTAACGCAAAGAGTAAAATACCAATTCCTCATGAATTTTCACTTGGTTTTCGATTTTCcccctaaattttttaattagaaaattaatgaCTTAAACCAACTTTTTTGGTCGATTCCCCCTACCTTTAGTTTTTCATAGATTCCATTAAAAAAACTTTAACTCTTATCACATGCACACCACGTGACACTCATTTGTAGACAAAAGCATCACTTCACTAGACCTTTAGACACAAAAGTtatagaatcacacatatttgcaCAGGTCAACATTTTAGAAATCTagggttttcaattattttaaagattGAACTACTCTCATATGTTGTTCACATGCTCccgtttaacaaaaaattaaatgaaattaatgaaaaactaACAGTAGGaggaaatcggccaaaaaaaaattagtttgagtacttaattttccaattaaaaagtttagGGAGAAAATCGAAAGTTAAGTAAAGTTGATGGGGGAAATTAATAGTTTActctaaaagcaaatgaaactACTAGCAATACATATACATTCACCTCCAACATCATATAAGTTCAAGGAAATCATCGTTTGGTTGttctaatttatttttgaaaGTACATATACAAAATGTAAACACCAGTATACCAgttgaaatttcaaattaataTTTTCATATTATCGAATTAAATTTTCAACCCTAGCAAATGGACTACAAACCCATTGATTTGGTCCTAAACAGTTACATACTAATAACGGGACTCACTATAGACTTTTAATATCAGCGTAAATAACAGGATATTTTCTCGATTTTTTGTTGTTGGCTACTGAGTCGTTACACTGCTTTTAGTTGGTTGCTGTTGAAGACTGAATAATGATACTAGGATTACCTCATTTCATGTGGAGATTGAACAATTCTTTATAGAGTAAAAAATTTAGGTAGGATATGGTCTTAGTAAATTGTGTAGTGATAATAAAACCACCCAGTACACGTTCGtttgtttgggtttttgttttatgTGTAGGTGGGCAAAACCCACAATCAAATTACATTGAGAAGCGTTTGTAGGTTTGTttcagtttttctttttcatttctcttctaatgttttaaaaatgtttaataatttttttttaagattaagTAACTAAAATCTCCTAACGTTTTTGTATCATTCCAAATTAATCTCAACTTTTTTCAAACAAGTACATCACCTATAGAAAAATGTTATATCCCTTAAGCCCCAATTAGATTTCTGTTAAATTAAATAGGTTTACTTTGTCTCCAACATCAATAGAAGGTCATGAAACATGACTTCCACCAGGTATTGGTCACCATTTAAATTTTCATGGACGGAAAGAGCATTGAAACTGGGCACAAATTCCTCATATTTAGTTATGTCACTCTTGAAGAAAGCGAAATTGATGAATATTTCCGGTAAAGGCATCATTCAACATATTTGGATGATCGCAATCCAACTAACATACTTGCTAGCCGCACTACCACCTCGTAGCAGCAGCAACCACCCTTGTAATAATGCGGGTGCCGGCACAAATCCCTCTCTCAAAACTGCAGCTTCAATCAGTCAGACCTTCAGCCGTCGGTGTGAGAATCTCTAAGGCTGGGGCccaatgttttggatgtgaGAATCTTGACTTTATTTGGGACCAATTTTGGTTGATAGTTCATAGTTGGCCTTTGTATGCAAGTGAATGATGTAAAGTGACCAGGCAGAAAACGAGACATGCAGGAAAAACCGGTTACAAAACCCTAAAGTTGGACCAGCATGTGTATGTGTAGTATGAAGAAACATTCAAATTTGAGTAATTAATTTCCTCATTCATCTTGGAAGTTGAAAcattatttatatatactaaaacccaaactcgggtggtactgttcattaacagtaaattgacgaaaatgcccctcaatttttcttcctctccgttTTGATGGTGAGTTTTTACAGTAATATGACCGTTTTGCCCTTTTGATTGTACGTGTCTTTCATCCATCCgtgcttttttgtttttctacaGTGAAAAGGCTATTATGCCTTTTTACTCCACCTGTCCGTCATCAATGCATGCTTGGGTTAGGTGTTCTggacttttcttttgtcaagcCCACGTGTTGGTCATCGCGTGGTACTTTGAGTGGGTTTTATTTTGTTCCGTTTTATTTCCTCTCACTTCCATCTTTGTTTCACGGTCGTTCTCACATGTTAAATCCTTTTTGCCTAAAAAATTCCTGCTTCGGGTCGTCGCGAATTTTCGTGTTGTTGCTTTCAGTCGGTGTTTTGTGCAATTCTGCAGCCTGCGGTTGCTTGGAAAATACGAAATCAATGTAAGGTTTTTATTTGCAACCTGTGAAGACATCTGTTTTTAAGGTGAAGATTTTTGAAATTATGTGCTTTTAATTCGAAGGATAGTGTGCTTGcttattgttaattatttttatttcgtTTTGAATTTGTTAGTTTATCTTTTGTGCATCTAAGTGTATGATTCAATGTTTTAGACTGAATTTTTATGGTTTTGAGTTTGTGGGTTTTTTTGGGTGCATGAGAAAATGTTATCCAATGGTTTGATTCAACATTTTTCCTCAATCTGTTGCAACTTTGCAGTCGCTGCGCCCCTTTGTCAaactttgttttctgttttttattttttctgtgcTGCTTTTGTAAAAT
This region of Malus domestica chromosome 07, GDT2T_hap1 genomic DNA includes:
- the LOC103439756 gene encoding F-box protein At2g17036-like gives rise to the protein MQSDWANLPTDVLSSIYDRLPVASDCVQFMAVCRSWRCMKKDRKYKRARLTTPMVFVSERKENTWNAYDFVNNQVFGFQLKLPKARFCGSSNGWIITVENFVVTLRNPQYDVKGRTERPSIIRLPPLKPQINYKIRGYAKAHADYFVIKATMSADPISNSKDCIVMVLYEPLSQLAFIRLGRDTRWTYIDKHGDEIYSWIKDVVLIEDKIYVVDSQSRLWAFESTYKSTVDVQLVATGIADRPQKMYLVGSKKKGLLMIYRFSEYRRFTRESRKFRIYELSSNDEWIEKNDLGDIALFVGDNDSVSVVASMHSRCQSNCIYFLNDNDGIHCQHTFDDFGVYNVKSQSVTKPARLRNPVKRTRYPPFMFQPTVYM